A single genomic interval of Anopheles darlingi chromosome X, idAnoDarlMG_H_01, whole genome shotgun sequence harbors:
- the LOC125953999 gene encoding transmembrane protein 205, whose translation MMCCIRRQLPPTTPLAMPMEQVQVELMKRHCCTPCHCDRFVQQQKKEKKDTQQEFQHLQQDLLSGATRAMRSALRLLQDLAYRFQRSAFYSILTNTTQPSHAITVLVVSLVVVALWPNLLGTSTTSREPVAYQVPNHTFHSSGLLTQIAYIGSFTIHFGAQIWMTFVSGLALYFSLPRHTFGLIQEILFPKYFALGTGLSTISLVSFVELRRNHRPDIAHLSLAHWDPADLLQIGALGLTAVLELFVRLYLAPPMLRLMHEKHRIEAVAMVGQEIGQFDGAESPQLARSRHYATTHKQFRQIHMATAILNIVTLSCTCVHLLYLATHVNI comes from the exons CTACAACGCCTTTGGCAATGCCAATGGAGCAGGTGCAGGTGGAGCTGATGAAACGGCATTGCTGCACTCCTTGCCATTGCGATCGTTTcgtgcaacaacaaaagaaggaaaaaaaagacacacagCAGGAGtttcaacaccttcagcaGGATCTTCTTTCTGGAGCGACACGAGCGATGCGCAGTGCGCTCCGTTTGCTGCAGGATCTAGCGTATCGCTTCCAGCGTAGCGCTTTCTATAG CATTCTCACCAACACTACGCAGCCAAGTCATGCTATCACTGTGCTGGTGGTATCGCTAGTAGTGGTTGCCCTCTGGCCGAACCTGCTCGGTACTAGCACTACATCCAGGGAACCTGTAGCATACCAAGTGCCAAATCACACATTCCACTCTAGCGGTCTGCTGACGCAGATTGCCTACATTGGCTCCTTTACGATTCACTTTGGAGCGCAGATTTGGATGACTTTCGTCTCGG GACTTGCACTTTACTTCTCACTGCCACGCCACACGTTCGGGCTGATCCAGGAAATTTTGTTCCCCAAGTATTTTGCGCTCGGTACCGGCCTGAGCACGATCAGCCTGGTGAGCTTCGTGGAGTTGCGGCGCAACCACCGGCCTGACATAGCCCACCTCAGCCTAGCGCACTGGGACCCAGCAGATCTGTTGCAGATCGGGGCGCTCGGGCTGACCGCTGTCTTGGAGTTATTCGTCCGACTGTACCTCGCACCGCCCATGCTACGTTTGATGCATGAAAAGCATCGCATCGAAGCGGTGGCCATGGTCGGCCAGGAGATCGGTCAATTCGATGGAGCGGAAAGCCCGCAGCTCGCCCGCTCACGCCACTACGCTACCACACATAAACAGTTCCGTCAGATCCACATGGCAACCGCGATTCTGAATATCGTCACTCTGTCGTGTACCTGCGTGCATCTACTCTACCTGGCAACGCACGTCAACATTTGA